In Eretmochelys imbricata isolate rEreImb1 chromosome 4, rEreImb1.hap1, whole genome shotgun sequence, a single window of DNA contains:
- the C4H4orf54 gene encoding uncharacterized protein C4orf54 homolog — protein MSMEALSQSPGEQSTSQKGGAGAKGCRTKRRPAEPVTAVTSKESTYVEIQDFPRGRDASPQTLKLTLAGSGGKVAFLSPKNGACELSAVSSSESGKPATLARESRPGASPGSPGRKDNEAEGCSAGSNSGGSNENTSPGLPHKPLSPSGCPEWSSSCPSPVNKTSAFPKTDDTVTEGKTSSSSFGYESDEDEDADCKASCLVNPKEGSRGATQPTYCGKNSPANEEAHYITTHEIQLSEVDHDMDFDFGLASRWDFEDNNVIYSFVDYASFGSDETLGDTQTEEDNSCYLSTTSDANNQTDSIENTSSTEIVSINSENDTPSTDKCASSEESQSKNPSHMSENPAAGHILLSIKPTSRAINELSNLPEKQSIIYAAKHEGDMSLRVSTAPERKASFKQDAIHDQAKKFIAVPARLQTRCGAIRAKEVGGYSSGASSAVSELDDADKEVRNLTARAFRSLAYPYFDTLNLSSRESSASLSDQALGINRWSTYLDLKCGNLGQKPEQNLFKSSAEPTGWHRSAGAKTCRDQFYIRSNKSQTKALEFVVSKLDGEITHVETPACFEKRIQSGSRVVTLLETLNFSSNINAGVPRAAKRPDHAAAAAGCADELPEALPREPGQEASKQTGLAAAEVPEGTPNKSKFASSLLKNVISKKMQREHEFKMERGEITDTSYTRLAASLPSKEQEGSAREKLKAGGMQRQNSRYSEGSSDYTIVTAEDPGEFSDSKSPTSKASTPRLDRPLSETRLEDVCEIKKSASEAIKATFLRSQNSAFRSWKEKEAEKKKEERAPIGKLQFSSAKYDWRADLGEISAGKSTKMSRLFVPNIQRTPKDKQPGTQVTQPSAAIYAARAGTPLKPRAPEIKISLGSVQPSKDHPFDLAKLLTPKLAATAPTLFKAAEEPRGQPQKAFKADGLDKVPQFLVRDIRDNKPKVPGPIHQVRDVRKLIKSAYGHDSGDTGSDRSSALSDQGSAEQKPRQLAIAGIPRALSPMVITCQAVSNSREDKRPGETGAKAPAGGKVLPATPEGTILVHRTSGRLPVATIAPNKSDPRLPAVLKIVSKASAPWRQQQPPPPPPPPAPAPPERGKGADEEPREEAKAPPSRNALEKLTAAVRSMEELYSFSKHEWKRKSDPRPITDSHVLSLIASEERGGRAPAEERSPAPAAPERQPLPGSGPKPDKVSARAAAFESLARERPRPLPEPRGEAAAADRAPGPQPPRSSVFTVSSAQKAAAAAAAPAKLPAAASPLRSLKGQAGPAPRSLKLSPAPAAAEGKGPGEAEKGAAGPDCGNYLAMPLKEPPAAGGGAHPPGPLSASAAAAALQPFSAAKSRGRLSPKQQPGPAAPPAAAPELPPAAIYHPPLPVAALHGAQPPPLLCFSPPSAAEPFPQTQRKVLLDLSTGQYYLVDTPVQQPLKKRLFDPETGQYVEVPVPMPPQPAVAPMPLPISPLALNPGAYGATYMIYPGFLPTTMLPANALQTQLSLPGGDVSTPAETSSPGAALGGGGEATFVESPYYIATGKSQPSAAPAQLRGAEGKPVISITSQQMGPRIIAPPSFDGTTMRFVVEHR, from the coding sequence ATGAGCATGGAAGCCCTCTCACAATCGCCCGGCGAGCAAAGCACGAGCCAAAAGGGGGGAGCGGGAGCGAAGGGCTGCAGAACAAAGCGCCGCCCTGCAGAGCCAGTCACCGCCGTCACCTCCAAGGAATCGACCTATGTGGAGATTCAGGATTTCCCCCGAGGAAGGGACGCCAGCCCCCAGACCCTAAAGCTGACTTTGGCAGGGAGCGGAGGAAAAGTGGCCTTTCTCAGCCCTAAAAACGGAGCTTGCGAGCTCAGCGCTGTTAGCAGCTCGGAAAGTGGAAAGCCAGCAACCCTGGCCCGTGAATCTAGACCAGGGGCCAGCCCGGGGTCCCCGGGGAGGAAGGATAATGAAGCGGAGGGATGCAGCGCTGGCTCCAACTCAGGAGGGTCGAATGAAAACACTtcgcctggactcccccacaagCCGCTTTCCCCGAGCGGCTGCCCGGAGTGGTCCTCCTCTTGCCCATCTCCGGTGAACAAGACAAGCGCCTTCCCCAAAACGGATGACACCGTGACCGAGGGCAaaacctcctcttcttcctttggGTACGAAAGTGACGAGGACGAGGACGCGGACTGCAAAGCAAGCTGCTTGGTTAACCCCAAAGAGGGCAGCCGGGGCGCTACCCAGCCCACCTACTGCGGCAAGAACAGCCCTGCTAACGAGGAGGCGCATTACATTACCACGCACGAAATCCAGCTCAGCGAGGTGGACCACGACATGGACTTTGACTTTGGCCTGGCCTCCAGGTGGGACTTTGAAGACAACAATGTGATCTACTCCTTCGTGGATTACGCCTCCTTTGGGAGCGACGAGACCCTCGGGGACACGCAGACGGAGGAGGACAATAGCTGTTATCTCAGCACGACCAGCGATGCCAATAACCAGACGGACAGCATCGAGAATACCAGCAGTACGGAGATAGTCAGCATTAACTCTGAAAACGatacccccagcacagacaaatgcgCCAGCTCGGAAGAAAGCCAGTCCAAGAACCCCAGCCACATGAGCGAGAACCCAGCTGCAGGCCACATTCTCCTATCAATCAAACCGACTTCCAGGGCTATAAATGAGCTTAGCAACCTGCCCGAGAAGCAAAGCATTATTTACGCTGCCAAGCATGAAGGCGACATGAGCCTCCGTGTCTCCACAGCTCCCGAACGCAAGGCCAGTTTCAAACAAGACGCGATTCATGACCAGGCAAAAAAATTTATTGCCGTCCCCGCGCGTTTGCAAACGCGGTGTGGAGCCATAAGGGCGAAGGAAGTGGGGGGATATTCCAGCGGTGCCTCCAGCGCGGTCAGCGAGCTGGATGATGCGGATAAAGAAGTGCGAAACCTGACGGCCCGAGCTTTCCGGAGCTTGGCTTACCCCTACTTTGACACGCTGAACTTAAGCTCCAGGGAGTCCTCCGCGTCCCTTTCGGACCAGGCGCTCGGGATCAACCGATGGTCCACTTATTTAGACCTGAAGTGCGGCAATCTCGGGCAGAAACCGGAGCAGAACCTGTTCAAGAGCAGCGCCGAACCCACCGGCTGGCACAGAAGCGCTGGGGCGAAGACATGCCGTGACCAGTTCTACATTCGCTCCAATAAATCGCAGACGAAAGCCCTAGAGTTCGTGGTCAGCAAGCTCGATGGGGAAATAACCCACGTGGAAACGCCAGCGTGCTTCGAGAAGCGGATCCAGTCGGGCTCCCGGGTTGTAACTTTGTTGGAGACGCTGAATTTTAGCAGCAATATCAATGCTGGTGTCCCCAGAGCTGCGAAACGTCCTGACCACGCTGCCGCTGCAGCAGGTTGCGCAGATGAGCTTCCAGAAGCGCTGCCCAGGGAGCCGGGCCAGGAGGCTAGCAAACAAACCGGGCTGGCCGCGGCAGAAGTCCCGGAGGGCACCCCGAATAAATCGAAATTCGCCTCCAGCCTCCTCAAGAATGTCATCTCGAAGAAAATGCAGCGGGAGCACGAGTTCAAAATGGAGAGGGGGGAGATCACAGACACTTCGTACACCAGGCTGGCCGCGTCCTTGCCCAGCAAGGAGCAGGAGGGCTCGGCCAGGGAGAAGCTGAAAGCCGGGGGCATGCAGAGGCAGAACTCCAGGTATTCCGAGGGCAGCTCTGACTACACCATTGTGACAGCAGAGGACCCGGGGGAGTTTTCTGACAGCAAGTCGCCGACCTCCAAGGCGTCTACCCCTCGCCTAGACCGACCCCTTTCAGAAACGCGATTGGAGGACGTGTGTGAAATTAAGAAGAGCGCCTCGGAAGCCATCAAGGCGACCTTCCTCCGCAGCCAGAACAGCGCGTTCAGATCCTGGAAAgagaaagaggcagagaagaagaaagaagagcgGGCTCCCATCGGGAAGCTTCAGTTCTCCTCCGCCAAATACGACTGGCGGGCCGATCTGGGTGAGATCTCAGCCGGCAAGTCCACTAAAATGTCGCGTCTCTTCGTCCCAAACATTCAGCGCACCCCTAAGGACAAACAGCCTGGCACACAGGTGACACAGCCCTCCGCAGCCATCTACGCGGCTCGGGCGGGCACCCCCCTCAAGCCCAGAGCCCCCGAGATCAAGATCAGCCTGGGCAGCGTGCAGCCAAGCAAGGATCACCCCTTTGACCTCGCCAAGCTGCTCACCCCCAAACTAGCCGCTACCGCACCCACCCTTTTCAAGGCAGCGGAGGAGCCCCGAGGCCAGCCGCAGAAGGCATTCAAAGCGGACGGCCTGGACAAGGTGCCGCAATTCTTGGTGCGCGATATCAGAGACAACAAGCCGAAAGTCCCTGGCCCCATTCACCAGGTGAGGGACGTCAGGAAACTGATCAAGAGCGCCTACGGCCACGACTCGGGCGATACCGGCAGCGACCGGAGCAGCGCGCTCTCCGATCAGGGCAGCGCGGAGCAGAAACCGAGGCAGCTGGCCATAGCGGGGATCCCCAGGGCTCTGTCTCCCATGGTGATCACCTGCCAGGCGGTCAGTAACAGCAGGGAGGACAAGAGGCCGGGCGAGACGGGGGCCAAAGCCCCAGCAGGGGGCAAGGTGCTGCCTGCCACGCCGGAGGGGACAATCCTGGTGCACAGGACCTCGGGGAGGCTGCCCGTGGCCACCATCGCCCCCAACAAGAGCGACCCTCGCTTGCCCGCCGTGCTGAAGATCGTGTCCAAAGCCTCCGCCccctggaggcagcagcagccgccgccacccccgccgccccccgcgCCCGCCCCGCCTGAGAGGGGCAAGGGAGCGGACGAGGAGCCGCGGGAGGAGGCCAAGGCGCCGCCCAGCCGCAACGCGCTGGAGAAGCTGACGGCGGCGGTGCGCAGCATGGAGGAGCTGTACAGCTTCAGCAAGCACGAGTGGAAGCGCAAGAGCGACCCGCGGCCCATCACCGACAGCCACGTGCTCTCCCTCATCGCCAGCGAGGAGCGGGGCGGCCGGGCGCCCGCCGAGGAGAGGAGCCCGGCCCCGGCCGCCCCCGAGCGCCAGCCCCTCCCGGGCTCCGGCCCCAAGCCCGACAAGGTCTCGGCCAGGGCGGCCGCCTTCGAGAGCCTGGCGCGGGaacggccccgccccctgcccgagCCCCGCGGGGAGGCGGCCGCGGCGGACAGAGCCCCGGGCCCGCAGCCGCCGCGGAGCAGCGTCTTCACCGTCAGCTCCGCGCagaaggcggcggcggcggcggccgcccCGGCCAAGCTCCCCGCCGCGGCCTCGCCGCTCCGCAGCCTGAAGGGCCAGGCCGGGCCGGCGCCGCGCTCCCTCAAGCTCTCCCCGGCCCCCGCCGCCGCCGAAGGGAAGGGGCCCGGCGAGGCCGAGAAGGGCGCGGCCGGGCCCGACTGCGGGAACTACCTGGCCATGCCGCTCAAGGAGCCGCCGGCCGCGGGAGGGGGCGCCCACCCCCCGGGCCCGCTCTCGGCCTCGGCGGCCGCCGCCGCCCTGCAGCCCTTCAGCGCCGCCAAGAGCCGGGGCCGCCTCAGCCCCAAGCAGCAGCCCGGCCCCGCCGCCCCGCCTGCGGCCGCCCCGGAGCTGCCGCCCGCCGCCATCTACCACCCGCCGCTGCCCGTGGCCGCCCTGCACGGGGCGCAGCCCCCGCCGCTGCTCTGCTTCTCGCCGCCCTCGGCCGCCGAGCCCTTCCCGCAGACGCAGCGCAAGGTGCTGCTGGACCTGAGCACCGGGCAGTACTACCTGGTGGACACGCCCGTGCAGCAGCCCCTCAAGAAGAGGCTCTTTGACCCCGAGACCGGGCAGTACGTGGAGGTGCCCGTGCCCATGCCCCCGCAGCCGGCCGTGGCCCCGATGCCGCTCCCCATCTCCCCGCTAGCGCTCAACCCGGGGGCCTATGGGGCCACCTACATGATCTACCCTGGCTTCCTGCCCACCACCATGCTGCCAGCGAATGCCCTGCAGACCCAGCTCTCCCTCCCGGGCGGCGACGTCAGCACCCCCGCCGAGACCAGCAGCCCAGGGGCagcgctggggggaggaggagaggccaCTTTTGTGGAAAGTCCTTATTATATCGCCACGGGTAAATCCCAGCCGTCAGCCGCCCCTGCCCAGctcaggggggcagaggggaagccGGTCATCAGCATCACATCCCAGCAAATGGGGCCAAGGATAATTGCCCCGCCCTCCTTTGATGGTACCACCATGAGGTTCGTGGTGGAGCACAGATGA